The following proteins come from a genomic window of Sesamum indicum cultivar Zhongzhi No. 13 linkage group LG10, S_indicum_v1.0, whole genome shotgun sequence:
- the LOC105171691 gene encoding 1-aminocyclopropane-1-carboxylate oxidase homolog 3, translated as MAWRSQTEANYDRASELKAFDDTKTGVKGLVDSGITQVPRIFITPRNDSDKNLKPSDSQLKFPIIDLENIDEDPIRHKKVVDEVRDASGTWGFFQVINHGIPGSVLEEMLDGVRKFYEQDPEERKKWYTRDRKRSVVYNSNFDLYSAPAANWRDTFFCKMAPHPPSPEELPAVCRDIMFEYTKQVLKLGTSLFKLLSEALGLDANHLGDMKCADGLALLCHYYPFCPQPELTMGASQHADSDFLTVLLNDNVTGLQVLYQNQWFDVPSVPGSLVVNVGDLLQLISNDRLISSEHRVLANNVRSRVSVACFFRSDIDKSDELYGPIQELLSEDNPPKYRATTMKEYVNYYNAKGLDGTSALLHFRV; from the exons ATGGCCTGGAGATCTCAGACAGAAGCAAACTACGACAGAGCAAGCGAACTAAAAGCTTTTGATGACACCAAAACTGGTGTCAAAGGCTTAGTTGACAGTGGTATAACCCAAGTCCCGAGAATCTTCATCACCCCACGAAATGATTCAGACAAGAACCTTAAACCTTCCGATTCACAACTCAAATTCCCAATAATTGACCTCGAAAACATCGATGAAGATCCAATCAGGCATAAGAAGGTCGTGGACGAGGTTCGAGATGCTTCAGGGACATGGGGTTTCTTCCAGGTGATCAATCATGGGATTCCGGGTTCTGTTTTGGAGGAGATGCTAGATGGGGTCCGGAAATTCTATGAACAAGATCCTGAGGAGAGGAAAAAGTGGTACACAAGGGATAGAAAAAGAAGTGTTGTTTACAATAGCAACTTTGATTTGTATAGTGCACCAGCAGCTAATTGGAGGGACACTTTCTTCTGTAAAATGGCTCCTCATCCTCCAAGCCCTGAGGAGTTGCCCGCTGTGTGCAG AGATATAATGTTTGAGTACACAAAGCAAGTTTTGAAACTGGGAACAAGTTTGTTTAAATTGTTGTCCGAGGCCCTTGGTCTGGATGCCAACCACCTTGGGGACATGAAATGTGCTGACGGGCTTGCTCTCCTGTGCCATTACTACCCCTTCTGCCCTCAGCCGGAGTTAACTATGGGCGCCAGCCAGCACGCGGACAGTGACTTCCTGACGGTGCTCCTAAATGACAATGTAACCGGCCTGCAAGTTCTTTACCAAAACCAGTGGTTTGATGTTCCCTCAGTGCCCGGATCTCTGGTGGTAAATGTTGGAGATCTTCTACAG CTTATATCAAATGATAGGTTGATTAGTTCGGAGCATAGAGTACTAGCAAACAACGTTCGTTCAAGGGTATCAGTCGCATGTTTCTTTAGAAGCGACATAGATAAGTCGGACGAGCTCTACGGACCAATCCAGGAACTCTTGTCTGAAGATAATCCACCAAAATACAGGGCAACCACCATGAAAGAGTATGTGAACTACTACAACGCCAAGGGGTTGGACGGAACTTCTGCTTTGTTACATTTCCGCGTTTGA
- the LOC105171694 gene encoding putative F-box protein PP2-B12 — MADENREISPFCLLPEDCIEKIVSFTSPRDACKAVAVSPVFKSVVESDTVWERFLPPDYKEILSRSCSSVKFSTMKELYVLLSESLLLDEGKMSFRLSRSTGKKCYMLSARELDIAWKDSLTYRKWNSLPESRFGEVANLYKVYWLEISGRFQVKMLSPNTNYAAYFVFKFSKLHHELDCSSKASVKFLDDCTNEIGGDVGHTVYIDPLADELEMERNINARVPCSRIDGWLELELGEFLVAEGDNREVEAKLSETEILYRKGGLIVEGIEVRPKES; from the exons ATGGCTGATGAGAATCGGGAAATATCACCCTTTTGTTTATTGCCAGAGGACTGCATAGAGAAGATCGTTTCTTTTACGTCCCCGAGAGATGCATGCAAGGCGGTGGCCGTCTCGCCGGTATTCAAATCCGTCGTTGAATCTGACACCGTCTGGGAGCGGTTTCTGCCGCCTGATTACAAAGAAATCCTTTCAAGGTCTTGTTCTTCGGTGAAATTTTCCACCATGAAAGAGCTCTACGTTTTGCTTTCTGAGTCTCTGCTTCTTGACGAGGGCAAAATG AGTTTTAGATTGAGCAGATCAACTGGAAAGAAGTGTTATATGTTGTCCGCAAGAGAACTTGATATAGCATGGAAAGACAGTCTGACGTACAGGAAATGGAACTCTTTACCAGAGTCAAG ATTTGGTGAGGTTGCCAACCTATACAAGGTCTACTGGCTTGAGATCTCAGGAAGATTTCAAGTGAAAATGCTATCACCTAACACCAATTATGCAGCATATTTTGTGTTTAAATTCTCTAAGCTGCATCACGAGCTTGATTGTTCCTCAAAGGCATCCGTTAAATTTCTAGATGATTGTACCAATGAGATTGGAGGAGACGTGGGCCACACTGTTTACATAGACCCACTAGCAGATGAGCTtgaaatggaaagaaatatcAATGCCCGGGTTCCATGCAGCAGAATAGATGGTTGGCTTGAGCTGGAGTTGGGAGAATTTTTGGTTGCTGAAGGAGATAATCGGGAAGTTGAAGCTAAACTTTCTGAAACTGAAATTCTCTATCGGAAAGGTGGCCTTATAGTCGAAGGGATTGAGGTAAGGCCCAAGGAAAGTTAA
- the LOC105171692 gene encoding 1-aminocyclopropane-1-carboxylate oxidase homolog 1: protein MEVQTMKVHAYDRLSELKAFDDSKSGVKGLVDAGVTKIPRFFINDNDMPGSEPCNFNSEAIFPVIDLSGMHHAANRAGIVSRVKEACEKWGFFQIINHEMPLRVMDEMIAGVRRFHEQDAEVKKKYYGRDVTKKFQYNSNFDLYKTRAAMWRDTITCVMAPHPPDPQELPDVCRDIMFEYSKHVMRVGHTVYELLSEALGLNPSYLRDIGCIESNFIVGHYSPACPEPELTFGIRSHVDFGLLTILLQDQIGGLQVLHQNQWVDVSPLPGSLIINVGDFIQLISNDKFKSVKHRALSKRVGPRISVGVFIKPYYADGDNLRVYGPIKELLTEEEPAIYRETTYKDYERFYFANCDDGTTKLPYFRLGT, encoded by the exons ATGGAAGTTCAGACAATGAAAGTTCATGCATACGATCGACTAAGTGAACTAAAAGCATTCGATGATTCAAAATCAGGCGTGAAGGGACTTGTTGATGCTGGTGTTACGAAGATCCCACGCTTCTTCattaatgataatgatatgCCTGGATCCGAACCGTGCAACTTCAACTCAGAAGCCATCTTTCCAGTCATAGATTTATCAGGCATGCACCATGCTGCAAACCGTGCTGGAATTGTCAGCAGAGTGAAAGAGGCATGTGAGAAGTGGGGATTCTTTCAGATAATCAATCATGAGATGCCGCTGCGAGTGATGGATGAAATGATTGCAGGGGTTCGAAGATTTCACGAGCAAGATGCTGAGGTTAAGAAGAAATACTACGGTCGTGATGTCACGAAAAAGTTTCAGTACAATAGCAATTTCGATCTTTACAAAACACGGGCGGCCATGTGGAGGGATACTATCACTTGTGTAATGGCCCCTCATCCACCTGACCCGCAGGAATTGCCAGATGTATGCAG AGACATCATGTTTGAATACTCTAAGCATGTCATGAGAGTGGGGCATACCGTGTATGAATTGCTGTCGGAGGCTTTGGGCCTCAATCCCAGCTACCTGAGAGACATTGGCTGTATTGAGTCGAATTTCATCGTGGGCCATTATTCTCCGGCTTGCCCAGAACCAGAACTGACCTTTGGCATCAGAAGCCACGTCGACTTCGGCTTGCTCACAATACTCTTGCAGGACCAGATTGGCGGTCTCCAGGTGCTTCACCAGAATCAGTGGGTCGACGTTTCTCCCTTGCCTGGAAGTCTAATAATAAATGTTGGGGACTTTATACAG CTGATCAGTAACGACAAATTCAAAAGCGTGAAACACAGAGCACTATCAAAAAGGGTAGGGCCAAGAATTTCAGTTGGTGTTTTCATTAAACCCTACTACGCTGATGGAGATAATTTGCGGGTGTACGGACCTATCAAGGAGCTGTTAACTGAAGAAGAGCCGGCTATCTACAGGGAAACAACTTATAAAGACTATGAAAGATTCTACTTCGCCAATTGTGATGACGGAACCACCAAGCTGCCGTATTTCAGGCTGGGCACCTGA